The genomic window tatataattttgtttttcttataatagtaatattttatatatgtaaatatatctGTAAAAAGCTAAGTAATTATTGGAATTaatggaaataaatataaattttctaaaatcatataaatatgtggatatttttttatatatacttattatacatatatatataattataattattaaagacttatatcattttaaaaatgtgtgAAAATATACGTAGTTTTTATGGATAATTACTAATTAGTTTATATTTGTAAcgcttaattttataataaaataaaatcaaaagaaaatattatttttatatatataattcataaatacaaaatttttttttggttaatttattttttactagatatatttaaaaaattatttatttttctttgtaagcttcaattaaaaaagcaatgtatattattttgtaagtAAATGCTttggtaatatatattatgattaaATATCAATTAcgaaatataattcttttatatttaaagggaaatgataatataaaattaatatatgttttagtTATCATACAAACGCTTTAAAAGTTAATGTGGTGTAAATAAAACAACAcaagcatatatttttccttgtAAAAGAATACTTAGGACCTAGGGGAAATAAgaaaagtatacatatataaaactatATGGGGATaatgaaaacatatttaattagtaATCTTATAAATAGTagacatttaattttttaataattttaagtattattatattttattaaaatatattaccctaaaaaaatactatatatatcaGGAGAATTTTATTGcaagatattttttttttttattactagtagtaatatatatttgcataattaatttttcttatgtaATTTCCTGGAAGATAAAATACAAGTGTATGCCTCATATGAAGGATATAAAGAATTCTGTTATGAGGAGAAGGTAAGTTATGTTATTTACTATTGTAACGATTTAAAAGATGAGGatggaaaatttaaaaagatatttaaGAAGGTATAAATATACCTAAAAAAATTGcctagtaaaaataataaggaaGATCTTATAGATCGCTGTTTTTATTTGCAGGTATCTTTTTATCACAGATTGaggaaaaatttaaatactcgtaggaataataatagtgagattagttttattaataatctTTCTGATGTAGAGAATGTCatcaatttaaataatttaaggaATTCAGCATGTTGGTTTAATTctgattttaattttaaaacctATAAAGAAGTGAATCATTTACATGattattttaagaattactgttttatgaaaagtaaaatatgtgCTGTAAAGCATGAGAAGAAAGTGTATTtgcaaataaattattcatattagtatattatatacaaactTTATAGGAGGGTGATGAGCGTgtttaatgataataattatacagATAATTGTTGggattttattattagtgaAATGTATAACACGCTTacaatgtttttaaaattaaaaagttttttctTTAACAAACTTGATATTGAAATTATAAAGGCAGATAAAtctaaataaattaattatttcgtTAAATATACTACagaaagaataataaaaaagaataaatcaTCAATAATGATTAAGAgcattaatattattgtttcAGAAACTTCTATCAAATTAACATGAAATTCATTCATTATTAATTCGTTAAATGTTTCTGAACTTAATGcagtattttttaatgtgtaTCCCCTTTTAATTATGAATAcataactatatatttttttttttttttaaaaggttACAACTATAAATTCAttgtattacatatatattacactttttttttttagatattATCTCAATTTGGGGCTTAATTTCATAAcagtaaaagaaaataaatatatatataaatattaataaagaacatacgtgttaattataaaagaatgGTTCAACATATTCCAGAACAAATTCATTAAGAAAGATATTAAATATAGATTATTATATTCCATGATATGCCTCAGAGTTATTGAATATGTAACATACGAAGACagataataacaatattCAAAGTACACACATATGGTTTCACATAAAATTCAATTCAGagggaaaaaatgaagaattacAGATAAAGAACATGCAAAGAAGAATAtagttaattttaaattatacgttatatctatataaaaggaaatataattaatttaaaactttttaatgAAGGGAGATACGAGAATAAcgtaattataataatgagaaatattagaaggtataaaatatatttttaaaaatataatttaagaaagtatataaataaataaagagaaatatttttaaataaaataaagaaaaaaataataaaaatggaaaacaaataatttgaaattaatacattaataggaagaaaaagaagaatctATAAAACaagtttatatattagaattaaGGTATTTGAAATacaaaaacatttatttttatttcacatttgtattttaataagtaaaatGGAGAATATgatttatagaaatatttaccAAGACATAGAATTAAATATACGTAACATAAGGCGAATTAGTAGGTGTTTACTTATACGtcatacataatataattattaaattttatggaATGGtagttaaataatatttggaaaacatatatgtaattaaatgCCCAAGTCTAATAgttaaaactttttaaagaGATAATTTTCTACATATTGAACCTAACGAAGTCATTAAAATAActtcatatataaagtaaatatagaatttttgttatatattgaaGTATCCGAAGAATagtattcattatatatgaatgacTATGTGagtatattaacataatgAAGTACTCGATCATATGTATAGAAATGAATTGtatgttataaaattatataatttataaaaaattaattaataaatagtTTTTCTTAAGATATATACTATTTTGTGAGAATGCtaaataaa from Plasmodium malariae genome assembly, chromosome: 13 includes these protein-coding regions:
- the PmUG01_13059300 gene encoding uncharacterized protein; this translates as MKDIKNSVMRRRLRKNLNTRRNNNSEISFINNLSDVENVINLNNLRNSACWFNSDFNFKTYKEVNHLHDYFKNYCFMKSKICAVKHEKKVYLQINYSY